In Juglans regia cultivar Chandler chromosome 13, Walnut 2.0, whole genome shotgun sequence, the DNA window TGTCATACAGTTATCTTGAAAAAGAGTCATGTGGTccattattaaaagaaaaaaaattcaagtgggtcccatatatatttacattttttaaaataattgtacgacGCTTACGCATTTACTActacaattatcatttttaaaattttttaatatacaaatgtcgtgcattttttttaaaaaaataaattttatcataaaaaatattaaaaaataactcttttttaataggattcacatttttataaaagatttgcaAGAATCTTgtacatttaaaatttaaacaaatccttattttttttaataaaaaataagtttaatttaacttaatttaatttaaaggaaaatactagtGTTTCTGAGGGAGCTCCTACGGGACTTTtactgaaatttatttatttatttttattttttaagaaaatatttttttaataatattgtgaattttttattttttaataatattaaaaaatattaaaaaaaatgtatgaaaatataaaatacaatagcGGAGGTCCCGCGTGGCTGTAGATGCACCATATTAAAGTAGCTTTTTCAATTACTGCTACACAAATTTCAAACAACCATCGGGGTTGGCGGGTCAACCCAGCTAAATGTGTGATTTTGTCATACTAGTTTTCAGAGTGGGACCCATGAATTAGAGTCATttcataaagttataaacattaATTTGCCGGTGGGATACGCGTATTGGAATTAAATATGGAGGTGAGACTTTTTAGACAGATCGGACGGTAAGGACACCACCCTAGTAGTAGACCAGGCTGACATCAGTACTATCGAGAATCGACCACGTAGTCAACACGTTACTCGTTAATAGTGGCTGACATCACGGAAACAAACCGTGTTGTCGTCAGCCCTATTCGAATCTCACGATCAAAATCTTGTTTATCTCTTGAACTCTGATTTTTGTCCAACCAACCATTGAAAACCAATTTGCATAGTTTACTTAGAAacagaattaaaatatttcttattcttgCATATTGACGAGCATGATTCAGATCCTACTAGATTGATTGATTATGCTCATATActaacattataattaatagaCTATGCAATTATTTTTGTCCTGTTCTaaggtattaatttttttaaagtgatagTTGTAATCGTCAGTATATAAATAtcgaataattattttaaaaaaaatataaataaatataaaatttatataaaaaaataataatttttaataataaattatatattttttaaaatgattggacagtatttatatattcttcaattatatgtacaatttttttttttgtttttttttattgtaagtGGAGAGAAAAACGACAATAAGAGTTAAAAGTTCACTAATATGGCAGTCTTTTTTAGAATCACTACACATTACTCTGTTCGTATCTGACAAAACCTTGGAATTAGTGGAGACAAAACCTTGGATATCCTAGTGATAAAAAGAAtacgttttcttttttcactatggtgatatttttaggtcttgtttgttttccaaaaatatttcatctcatctcatctcatctcacctcatcattataatttttttaaattctcacacaaaataaaataaacaattcaactttttcaaatcctaaaacaacaataatattaaaaaatatattttaataatattttattcaactttttgactttaatctcaactcatctctgaaaacaaacgggcccttaAAGtaaagtccttttttttttttttttagttgaaaaggtaaataaaatagaaaatgaagtttTCTGAAACTTAAGTTCAAggaatgagttcttttttttttttttcaacaaaaaaaaaaaccccccctATTTCGGGGAAACAATATAGAGGCAAATAGTGTTTGTGAATTAAAGTTTAACCGATGatctttgtaaaatattaagaaatctattttggaaaaaataggGTGGCACATGCCTTTTTTAGGGGAATACTGCTAAATATAGTTCTTGGATATGCaacttttgtgtattttttttaaaaaaaattgataaatttgtgatccacgcaaaaaaaaaaaactcactttttaatAGTGtgttttactatttttcaaaacaagtaCGTGATACTTGTACACTTTATGActgtatttataatattatttttttaagacatttttttatcaatatgttttaaaagatattgataaaaaaaatattgataaaaaaaatgtcttaaaagatttttttttaaaaaaatgtatactAAATCAacacttgcttttttttttcttttcttggagaAGAGAACAGTCAGGTTCCTTTCATAGACAAAGATATCAAGAGAATATGCTAAGAAATCAATGGAAAAAAAGGCACGAAGATGACTCTGTCTCATTGTCtggagtaaaatgaaaaataattgcaTTTAACGTCATTTGTTACGTACGAAGCAGTGATTAAGATCTCTCTGTTTTCGTGGGTCAAGCTTTGAAAACATATCTTGTTTATAAAACTTGGTTATTATGATCATGCATCATCATCCTTGTCTTTGTCATCATCTGTtttattgtgaattttattttttagtgcttataatattatatattattaccaTTGTTTAATTGGACTACTTGTACTTCTTGTAATTATACGTCTCGTAAGCTTCTTTGTCGATTAACAATTATTTGTAATTGAGGGATTTGTGGGTCTCGATTTATAATTCCATtctatttcttaattattaagttcgATCATGGATGATGTCTCCTTACGGCCACCCTATGCGAATAAAAAagtcaagaaaaatatataaatagtaattggaaAAACAAATATCAGGTCTTTGTGCTTGTAAGTTTCATAGATTCTCAGATCAAGCTACAATCTTCTTACCCAAATATACAATTTAGAGATATATAGACTCGTTGTATTTAATATTGGGGTTTACAGTAATCACGGGCAATTCATAAACCACGTATGTCTCTTTTCGAATTgtagaaaatgttttaataaaagattataGAGGATGTTGATCTTAGATTCTCTTCCAAGATACTGCTTGCTtacaacatattttattttgcattcaACTCAATTGGATCTGGGTTTGTAGCTCCCGGCCATTTCAATGTCTTCTTTCATATCAAGTTCAAACATACCTAATGTTCCCTGCTTTTGCTGTGTGAGATAGAGCTGTGTAGAACCAGCAATCAATTAGAGCATTACCAAGTTTGTGCATATCTGAACGAGACCAGATCGACATATTGCAGTGTTTACTGGCATTAATTCCAAGTTGATTGAATGTTTAAATGCTTATGTTTTCTCAGTAATGTACTCAAACAATCGGATTGGCACCCATAATTGATGAAGCTAATGTAACATTGTCTTGCATTGATAGGGAAATTGTGAGCAATTATTGCATGGAAGTAAGGGAACTCGGGTACAGAATACAAGAACTCATAGCAGAAAGCTTAGGCGTGGAAAAGGATTCTATAAAGAATATATTGGGAGAGCAAGGACAGCATATGGCTGTGAACTATTATCCACCTTGTCCCGAGCCAGAACTCACCTATGGATTGCCTGGACATACTGATCCCAATGCCCTCACAATCCTACTTCAAGACCTCCACGTAGCAGGCCTTCAAGTTCTCATAGATGGCAAGTGGCTTGCTGTTAATCCTCACCCAAATGCTTTTGTCATTAATCTCGGCGATCAATTGCAGGTAACGGCGATACATTACattatgtgaaatcaccacatgtcccaaaaacttAAACCAATGGGAATACATAAATTTAATTACTTTCACTGAGCTTCCAACTTAGATATTATTATACAAGacaatttttaaaactaataatgtAATGTCGGTAAGAGATTTTGTCTGGTTTCCTAAGGATTTGAATTTGACATGAGAACGAGTGATTGCAGGCATTAAGTAATGGCATTTATAAGAGTGTTTGGCACAGAGCAGTAGTGAATGCTGAGAAGCCAAGGCTATCGGTAGCTTCGTTCCTCTGCCCATGTGACGACGCTTTAATCAGCGCCCCAACAGCACTCACAGAAGATGGATCTGCAGCAGTGTACAGGGGTTTCACATATGCAGAGTATTACAAGAAGTTTTGGAGTCGGGACTTGGAAAAAGAACACTGTCTCGAACTTTTCAAGAATCAGTAGTAGCCTTAATTAATAATTGCCCACTTCTCGATCGTcaattgtttctttttctttttcttttgtctaCTTCtagtttggatttttctttttacagaCGGAGCTCGTCCGCTTTGCTACACACTGACCAtcaatttatttaagaaaactcCCCCATTGCTTTTTGGGGAATGATGGCAGC includes these proteins:
- the LOC108996968 gene encoding protein DOWNY MILDEW RESISTANCE 6, which translates into the protein MDTKVLSTGVRYTSLPQSYIRPESERPRLSEISACEDVPIIDLGIADRSKIVKQIRDACKSFGFFQVINHGVSPEAVQKMLEVAIEFFSLPVEEKLKLYSDDPSKTVRLSTSFNVKKEKVHNWRDYLRLHCYPLDKYVLEWPSNPPTFKEIVSNYCMEVRELGYRIQELIAESLGVEKDSIKNILGEQGQHMAVNYYPPCPEPELTYGLPGHTDPNALTILLQDLHVAGLQVLIDGKWLAVNPHPNAFVINLGDQLQALSNGIYKSVWHRAVVNAEKPRLSVASFLCPCDDALISAPTALTEDGSAAVYRGFTYAEYYKKFWSRDLEKEHCLELFKNQ